From the Vicia villosa cultivar HV-30 ecotype Madison, WI unplaced genomic scaffold, Vvil1.0 ctg.000004F_1_1_1, whole genome shotgun sequence genome, one window contains:
- the LOC131621399 gene encoding probable serine/threonine-protein kinase PBL9 isoform X1: MQLCRILQSSGNMGVCLSAQIKAETPYNTGLNSKNSASPGNDLSSSNSKVSAASVPQTPRSEGEILNSSKLKSYTLAELKSATRNFRPDSVLGEGGFGSVFKGWIDENSLAAAKPGTGIVIAVKRLNLESFQGHKEWLAEVNYLGQFSHPHLVKLIGYCLEDEHRLLAYEFMPRGSLENHLFRRGSYFQPLSWSLRVKVALDAAKGLAFLHSAENKVIYRDFKTSNVLLDSDYNAKLSDFGLAKDGPTGDKSHVSTRVMGTYGYAAPEYLATGHLTTKSDVYSFGVVLLEMLSGKRAVDKNRPSGQHNLVEWAKPYLANKRKIFSVIDSRLEGQYSADESFKVATLALRCLSTESKYRPNMDEVVTILEQLKVPNVNAGNPKRYRRKSADDVSHAKNNTSIASTKSHNAYPRITLSPLYT; encoded by the exons ATGCAATTGTGCAGGATACTACAATCTTCAGGGAACATGGGAGTTTGTTTAAGCGCTCAAATCAAAGCTGAAACTCCTTATAACACCG GGTTAAATTCGAAGAATTCGGCTTCACCTGGAAATGATCTGAGCAGCTCAAACAGTAAGGTTTCAGCTGCATCAGTGCCTCAGACTCCTCGGAGCGAAGGTGAAATCTTGAATTCGTCGAAATTAAAGAGCTATACTTTAGCAGAACTTAAGTCAGCTACTAGAAATTTTCGTCCGGATAGTGTGTTGGGAGAAGGTGGTTTTGGATCAGTTTTTAAGGGTTGGATTGATGAGAATTCATTGGCTGCTGCTAAACCTGGTACTGGAATTGTTATTGCTGTTAAAAGACTTAATCTAGAAAGCTTCCAAGGTCACAAAGAGTGGTTG GccgaagtcaactatcttggacAATTTTCTCATCCTCATCTGGTGAAATTGATTGGTTATTGCCTCGAAGATGAACACCGCCTTCTTGCCTATGAGTTTATGCCCCGTGGAAGCTTGGAGAATCACTTGTTCAGGA GAGGATCATATTTTCAGCCTCTTTCATGGAGCTTGCGTGTGAAGGTTGCTCTTGACGCCGCCAAAGGGCTTGCATTTCTGCACAGTGCTGAAAATAAAGTGATATATAGAGATTTCAAGACTTCAAATGTCTTGTTGGATTCT GACTATAATGCAAAGCTTTCTGATTTCGGGTTGGCAAAAGACGGTCCAACCGGTGACAAAAGTCATGTCTCCACCAGGGTAATGGGGACCTACGGATATGCAGCACCTGAATATCTAGCGACAG GTCATCTTACCACTAAGAGTGATGTCTATAGTTTCGGAGTTGTCCTGCTTGAAATGTTATCCGGTAAGAGAGCGGTTGACAAGAATAGACCGTCTGGACAACACAACTTGGTGGAATGGGCTAAACCGTATCTGGCAAACAAACGTAAGATTTTCAGCGTGATAGACAGTCGGCTCGAAGGGCAGTATTCAGCAGACGAGTCCTTCAAGGTAGCCACCCTTGCTTTGCGATGCCTCTCAACAGAATCCAAGTACAGGCCCAACATGGATGAAGTTGTTACTATCTTGGAGCAGCTGAAGGTTCCTAATGTGAATGCAGGAAATCCTAAGCGTTATCGGAGAAAAAGTGCCGATGATGTTAGCCATGCAAAGAATAACACATCTATTGCTAGTACGAAGAGTCACAATGCTTATCCGCGTATCACATTGTCTCCTCTCTATACATGA
- the LOC131621319 gene encoding flowering-promoting factor 1-like: MSGVWVFDKKGVVRLITNPTRESFEMKPEQPHPGTATATAPGARPRVLVYLPTNQVITSFSQLEQRLNELGWTRYYSNSHHHHHHQCPNNDIIQFHRSDASNYLLSLPRNFSSFKHFHMYDVVIQNRSFFQVRDPTS; encoded by the coding sequence atgtCCGGTGTGTGGGTATTCGacaagaaaggcgtagtgaggCTCATAACCAACCCAACAAGAGAATCATTCGAGATGAAACCAGAGCAACCTCATCCAGGAACAGCCACTGCCACAGCACCAGGTGCAAGACCGAGAGTTCTTGTCTACCTTCCAACAAACCAAGTCATTACTTCCTTCTCTCAACTCGAACAACGACTCAATGAACTCGGTTGGACTCGCTACTACTCTAACtcacatcatcaccatcatcatcaatgtCCTAATAACGACATCATCCAGTTTCATCGTTCAGATGCTTCTAATTATCTTCTGTCTCTCCCTAGAAACTTCTCTAGTTTTAAGCATTTTCATATGTACGATGTTGTTATTCAGAATCGTTCTTTCTTTCAAGTTCGTGACCCCACTTCTTAG
- the LOC131621399 gene encoding probable serine/threonine-protein kinase PBL9 isoform X2, whose product MGVCLSAQIKAETPYNTGLNSKNSASPGNDLSSSNSKVSAASVPQTPRSEGEILNSSKLKSYTLAELKSATRNFRPDSVLGEGGFGSVFKGWIDENSLAAAKPGTGIVIAVKRLNLESFQGHKEWLAEVNYLGQFSHPHLVKLIGYCLEDEHRLLAYEFMPRGSLENHLFRRGSYFQPLSWSLRVKVALDAAKGLAFLHSAENKVIYRDFKTSNVLLDSDYNAKLSDFGLAKDGPTGDKSHVSTRVMGTYGYAAPEYLATGHLTTKSDVYSFGVVLLEMLSGKRAVDKNRPSGQHNLVEWAKPYLANKRKIFSVIDSRLEGQYSADESFKVATLALRCLSTESKYRPNMDEVVTILEQLKVPNVNAGNPKRYRRKSADDVSHAKNNTSIASTKSHNAYPRITLSPLYT is encoded by the exons ATGGGAGTTTGTTTAAGCGCTCAAATCAAAGCTGAAACTCCTTATAACACCG GGTTAAATTCGAAGAATTCGGCTTCACCTGGAAATGATCTGAGCAGCTCAAACAGTAAGGTTTCAGCTGCATCAGTGCCTCAGACTCCTCGGAGCGAAGGTGAAATCTTGAATTCGTCGAAATTAAAGAGCTATACTTTAGCAGAACTTAAGTCAGCTACTAGAAATTTTCGTCCGGATAGTGTGTTGGGAGAAGGTGGTTTTGGATCAGTTTTTAAGGGTTGGATTGATGAGAATTCATTGGCTGCTGCTAAACCTGGTACTGGAATTGTTATTGCTGTTAAAAGACTTAATCTAGAAAGCTTCCAAGGTCACAAAGAGTGGTTG GccgaagtcaactatcttggacAATTTTCTCATCCTCATCTGGTGAAATTGATTGGTTATTGCCTCGAAGATGAACACCGCCTTCTTGCCTATGAGTTTATGCCCCGTGGAAGCTTGGAGAATCACTTGTTCAGGA GAGGATCATATTTTCAGCCTCTTTCATGGAGCTTGCGTGTGAAGGTTGCTCTTGACGCCGCCAAAGGGCTTGCATTTCTGCACAGTGCTGAAAATAAAGTGATATATAGAGATTTCAAGACTTCAAATGTCTTGTTGGATTCT GACTATAATGCAAAGCTTTCTGATTTCGGGTTGGCAAAAGACGGTCCAACCGGTGACAAAAGTCATGTCTCCACCAGGGTAATGGGGACCTACGGATATGCAGCACCTGAATATCTAGCGACAG GTCATCTTACCACTAAGAGTGATGTCTATAGTTTCGGAGTTGTCCTGCTTGAAATGTTATCCGGTAAGAGAGCGGTTGACAAGAATAGACCGTCTGGACAACACAACTTGGTGGAATGGGCTAAACCGTATCTGGCAAACAAACGTAAGATTTTCAGCGTGATAGACAGTCGGCTCGAAGGGCAGTATTCAGCAGACGAGTCCTTCAAGGTAGCCACCCTTGCTTTGCGATGCCTCTCAACAGAATCCAAGTACAGGCCCAACATGGATGAAGTTGTTACTATCTTGGAGCAGCTGAAGGTTCCTAATGTGAATGCAGGAAATCCTAAGCGTTATCGGAGAAAAAGTGCCGATGATGTTAGCCATGCAAAGAATAACACATCTATTGCTAGTACGAAGAGTCACAATGCTTATCCGCGTATCACATTGTCTCCTCTCTATACATGA
- the LOC131621369 gene encoding uncharacterized protein LOC131621369, protein MHLISVVFHHGGEFVSMSDGVMIYRGGVATHVNDIHIDNFTMVCVKKLLNEWGYNEGTFRVWTKVVEIDPNFFQIKKDDDCYDVVAFSYANEVEGFIYVEHDVVDVSFSVVSPRCVSETDVMDQSDEDGVEGLGDSEDGRATGLEDGFEDIDVSVHMKEAPSLSDVMRGSKKKEMEDEDEYVTDELDSSDPDLSDEDKVHKFEKFKKEHFNKNFKFEWGMEFNSLDEFREAIREWSVLNGREIKFVKNESYRVRVECRAKCGFLILCSKVGHKHTFAIKTIFDKHTCARVLDNRSASSRWVVKAVVKKMQTSQSVRITDIIQDLRQNFSMGITFARAWKAKLIAKRILEGDADRQKDSRTKTGVVSLSKEAKDPKFLS, encoded by the coding sequence ATGCATTTAATCAGTGTTGTTTTCCATCATGGAGGGGAATTTGTGAGCATGAGTGATGGGGTTATGATATACAGGGGAGGGGTAGCGACACATGTTAATGACATTCACATTGACAACTTTACTATGGTTTGCGTTAAGAAGCTGTTGAATGAGTGGGGTTACAATGAAGGCACATTTAGGGTATGGACAAAGGTTGTTGAAATTGATcccaactttttccaaattaagAAAGATGATGACTGTTATGATGTAGTTGCATTTTCTTATGCTAATGAAGTTGAGGGTTTCATCTATGTAGAGCATGATGTAGTAGATGTTTCATTTTCAGTTGTTAGTCCTCGATGTGTTAGTGAAACAGATGTGATGGATCAAAGTGATGAAGATGGAGTGGAAGGATTGGGAGATAGTGAGGATGGACGTGCCACTGGTTTGGAGGATGGGTTTGAGGACATAGATGTTTCTGTACATATGAAGGAAGCTCCTTCCCTATCAGATGTTATGAGGGgttcaaaaaagaaagaaatggaagatgaagatgaatatgTAACTGACGAGTTGGACAGCTCAGACCCTGATTTATCAGATGAGGACAAAGTTCACAAGTTTGAAAAGTTCAAAAAGGAGCATTTCAACAAGAATTTTAAATTTGAGtggggtatggaatttaattctcTTGATGAGTTTAGAGAAGCTATACGTGAGTGGTCAGTATTAAATGGTAGGGAAATAAAGTTTGTGAAAAACGAGAGCTACAGGGTTAGGGTGGAATGTAGAGCCAAGTGTGGTTTTTTAATACTTTGTTCAAAGGTGGGCCACAAACATACTTTTGCTATAAAAACAATATTTGATAAgcacacatgtgctagggttcTAGACAACAGATCTGCAAGCTCAAGGTGGGTGGTTAAGGCTGTTGTAAAAAAGATGCAAACatcacaaagtgttaggattactGACATAATTCAAGACTTGAGGCAGAATTTTTCTATGGGCATCACTTTTGCAAGGGCATGGAAGGCAAAGCTCATAGCCAAAAGGATTCTTGAGGGAGATGCAGATAGGCAAAAGGATTCCCGAACAaaaactggagttgtttctttgtcgAAGGAGGCTAAAGATCCAAAATTTCTTTCGTAA